A window of the Enterobacteriaceae bacterium 4M9 genome harbors these coding sequences:
- a CDS encoding GNAT family N-acetyltransferase, which translates to MLNTERLILRAWRDADCTAFAAMNADPVVMRFFPAPLAREQSDALLAHIRSRMAEQGFGLWAVEEKHSGECCGFVGLNCVGAELPFAPAVEISWRLAQRFQGQCYATEAAQCALEAGFHHYKLAEIVSFTTLQNLPSQRVMEKLGMTRCGEFDHPLLPAGHPLMRHVLYRKASG; encoded by the coding sequence ATGTTGAACACCGAACGTTTGATCTTGCGTGCGTGGCGCGATGCTGATTGTACCGCGTTTGCAGCAATGAATGCCGACCCGGTCGTGATGCGTTTTTTTCCTGCGCCGCTTGCGCGTGAGCAGAGTGATGCACTTTTAGCGCACATTCGTAGCCGCATGGCAGAGCAGGGCTTTGGCCTGTGGGCAGTAGAAGAAAAGCACAGCGGAGAATGCTGCGGTTTTGTGGGGTTAAATTGTGTTGGCGCTGAGTTGCCGTTTGCGCCGGCGGTGGAAATTAGCTGGCGGTTGGCGCAACGCTTTCAGGGCCAGTGCTACGCCACTGAAGCGGCACAGTGTGCGCTGGAGGCAGGGTTTCACCACTATAAGCTTGCTGAAATCGTCTCGTTTACCACGTTGCAAAATCTGCCGTCACAGCGAGTAATGGAAAAGCTCGGTATGACGCGCTGCGGCGAGTTTGATCATCCACTCTTGCCCGCCGGGCACCCACTTATGCGCCATGTTCTGTACCGTAAGGCCAGCGGTTAA